One region of Rhodothermales bacterium genomic DNA includes:
- a CDS encoding PspC domain-containing protein — protein MANTNKLTRSSSNKVLAGVCAGLADYFGLDPTLVRVGYVLLSVLSAAFPGLLVYIILMLVLPER, from the coding sequence GTGGCGAATACCAACAAGCTGACAAGATCGTCCTCAAACAAGGTCCTTGCCGGTGTTTGTGCCGGACTTGCTGATTACTTCGGCCTCGACCCCACGCTCGTTCGCGTGGGTTACGTCTTGCTGAGCGTCCTCTCCGCTGCATTCCCCGGGCTGCTCGTCTACATCATTCTGATGCTTGTGCTTCCTGAACGCTAG
- the smpB gene encoding SsrA-binding protein SmpB: MADNNKDDRKTVTKNRKAFHDFRIEDRFEAGIVLVGTEVKSLRDGKANLQDSYCKIEHGQVVMMNCHISPYSQASHFNHDPVRPRTLLLHRREIRKLDRATRQKGYTIIPLQIYFLKGLAKVEIGLARGKRQYDKRADIAEKESKRRMDRARTDRG, encoded by the coding sequence GTGGCTGACAACAACAAAGACGACCGGAAGACCGTCACGAAAAACCGGAAGGCGTTTCACGACTTTCGAATCGAGGACCGGTTTGAAGCCGGTATCGTGCTGGTCGGGACTGAGGTGAAGTCACTACGCGACGGCAAGGCAAATCTGCAGGATTCCTATTGCAAGATCGAGCATGGCCAGGTGGTCATGATGAATTGCCACATCTCGCCCTACTCACAGGCCTCGCACTTCAATCACGATCCGGTGCGGCCCCGCACGCTGCTGCTGCACAGGCGAGAGATCCGCAAACTTGACCGGGCCACCCGCCAGAAGGGATACACCATCATTCCGCTTCAGATATATTTTCTGAAAGGTCTTGCCAAAGTTGAAATCGGGCTTGCACGGGGTAAGCGGCAGTACGACAAACGCGCGGACATCGCAGAAAAGGAAAGTAAGCGCCGGATGGACCGGGCCAGAACCGACCGCGGGTAG
- the trmD gene encoding tRNA (guanosine(37)-N1)-methyltransferase TrmD, whose product MRIDLVTALPDIVHSPLEQSVVKRATTNSYVEINVIDLRKFATDKHRQVDDYPYGGGAGMVLKPEPLFACLDSLIDAGDDLRREVVFLTPDGEVLSQQIANELSMFDHLILVAGHYKGIDQRVRDRYVTREISIGDYVLSGGELPALALIDAVVRLLPGVLGDASSAMTDSFQDGLLDAPAYTRPAEFDGMSVPPVLLSGDHAAIEAWREQQRIEKTKKRRPDLFAKDG is encoded by the coding sequence ATGCGAATCGATCTCGTCACTGCGCTTCCCGATATTGTTCATAGTCCACTTGAACAAAGCGTAGTAAAACGCGCTACCACAAATAGTTATGTTGAAATCAATGTGATCGATTTGCGTAAGTTTGCGACGGACAAGCACCGCCAGGTCGACGATTATCCGTATGGCGGAGGCGCCGGGATGGTACTCAAGCCCGAGCCGCTTTTCGCCTGCCTCGATTCACTGATAGACGCCGGCGACGACCTCAGGCGGGAGGTCGTATTCCTCACGCCGGATGGAGAGGTATTGAGCCAGCAAATCGCGAACGAACTGTCGATGTTCGATCATCTCATACTCGTGGCCGGCCACTACAAGGGAATCGATCAACGAGTGCGCGACCGCTACGTCACACGCGAGATCTCGATCGGGGACTACGTGCTCAGTGGAGGAGAACTTCCCGCGCTGGCACTTATCGACGCCGTGGTCAGGCTCTTGCCCGGCGTACTTGGCGACGCGAGTTCGGCCATGACAGATTCGTTTCAGGACGGCCTGCTCGATGCTCCGGCCTACACGCGGCCCGCCGAATTCGACGGCATGTCGGTGCCCCCGGTGCTGCTGTCAGGCGATCACGCGGCCATTGAGGCGTGGCGTGAGCAGCAGCGAATCGAAAAAACAAAGAAACGCCGGCCAGATCTGTTCGCGAAAGACGGATAA
- the rpsP gene encoding 30S ribosomal protein S16 produces MAVKIRMRRMGRTKRPIYGLVAADSRSPRDGRFIEDLGRYDALTEPATIELKRDRILYWLEQGAQPSDTVRSILSKEGVMLQHFMVKRGLTDAQIEEAVAEHRQRHEEKARSATKTTAGDRRAAALAAEATLAVEKEAEMAKARAEAEAKAKADAEEAKRKAAEEVKEQREAAAQTAKVEQAEKNIEQAEADAELAVSGKAKSDAVADEAVAEPAAEAAKEAKAVVEKPTEVKAEAAADAPAEKSAAEAAPKAEKAADSTQASEEAAKK; encoded by the coding sequence GTGGCAGTAAAAATTAGAATGCGCCGAATGGGGCGTACCAAGAGGCCGATTTACGGACTGGTAGCGGCAGATTCCAGATCGCCCAGGGACGGACGCTTCATAGAGGACCTCGGTCGATACGACGCCCTCACGGAGCCGGCGACCATCGAATTGAAGCGTGACAGGATCTTGTACTGGCTGGAGCAGGGTGCACAGCCGTCGGATACGGTCCGCTCCATCCTGAGCAAGGAAGGCGTCATGCTGCAGCACTTCATGGTGAAGCGCGGCCTCACGGACGCCCAGATCGAGGAGGCGGTCGCCGAACACCGCCAGAGGCACGAGGAAAAGGCCAGGTCGGCAACCAAGACTACAGCAGGTGATCGTCGAGCAGCGGCACTTGCGGCTGAAGCCACGCTGGCGGTTGAGAAAGAAGCCGAAATGGCGAAGGCCCGTGCCGAAGCGGAAGCAAAGGCGAAGGCGGACGCGGAAGAAGCAAAGCGCAAAGCCGCTGAAGAAGTCAAGGAGCAGCGCGAGGCTGCCGCGCAGACTGCGAAGGTCGAGCAAGCCGAAAAGAACATCGAGCAGGCTGAGGCCGATGCGGAGCTTGCGGTCAGCGGAAAGGCAAAATCCGATGCGGTGGCAGACGAAGCCGTTGCCGAACCGGCTGCAGAAGCAGCAAAGGAAGCAAAGGCAGTCGTCGAAAAACCGACTGAGGTGAAGGCGGAAGCGGCTGCGGATGCCCCGGCCGAGAAGTCGGCTGCAGAAGCCGCGCCAAAGGCAGAAAAGGCGGCTGACAGCACGCAAGCGTCAGAAGAAGCGGCTAAGAAGTAG
- a CDS encoding ABC transporter substrate-binding protein yields the protein MPAAEFAVSGLSGADLGIEVSTVSPGEAMHLLRAGELDVALVPTLNLILDPEGLEVLPAVALSAWHYPYARIHLPESLTSHPDRISFVPEFVQEALMARVILREHYAMNPEFVAVPPHALETADGARLIIGRNVPDQRLPGLSVDLGEEWFELANYPMVWGVFAMRAGEADADTVDRFRTMIERSETLRSRWADSKDHSESMRHFFEEDIRLRFDDLALACITELMDHAFFYELTDEIRDFPMARIESRDHDDSGQELHL from the coding sequence ATGCCTGCGGCAGAGTTTGCCGTATCGGGTCTGTCCGGAGCTGATCTCGGCATCGAGGTGTCAACCGTCAGCCCCGGTGAGGCCATGCATCTTCTCAGGGCCGGCGAACTCGACGTTGCCCTCGTTCCGACGCTGAACCTGATCCTTGATCCGGAAGGGCTTGAGGTGCTCCCCGCCGTCGCATTGTCTGCGTGGCACTATCCGTACGCACGGATCCATCTGCCTGAGTCACTGACCTCCCATCCCGATCGTATCTCGTTCGTCCCGGAGTTCGTCCAGGAGGCGCTCATGGCGCGCGTCATCCTGCGGGAGCATTATGCTATGAATCCTGAGTTTGTCGCTGTCCCGCCACACGCTCTTGAGACGGCGGACGGCGCACGGTTAATCATTGGCCGGAACGTTCCCGATCAGCGGTTGCCGGGACTGTCGGTGGACCTCGGCGAAGAGTGGTTTGAGCTGGCCAACTATCCCATGGTCTGGGGTGTATTCGCGATGCGCGCCGGTGAAGCCGATGCCGACACGGTTGACCGGTTCCGGACCATGATCGAAAGAAGTGAAACTCTCCGCTCCCGCTGGGCCGATTCGAAGGATCACAGCGAGTCCATGAGGCACTTCTTCGAGGAAGACATTCGACTTCGATTTGACGACCTGGCTCTTGCCTGCATTACCGAGCTCATGGATCACGCGTTCTTCTATGAGCTGACGGACGAAATCAGAGATTTTCCGATGGCCCGTATCGAGAGTCGCGATCACGACGATTCAGGCCAGGAACTGCATCTGTAA
- the rimM gene encoding 16S rRNA processing protein RimM, with protein sequence MTVELQHVGRIIGPHGVDGRVKALPVDESIELLEELTVWSLGFTANSVVPHTVEECRRHISSRGTSLIVRLDGVSSRTGAELLKGAGVFAPASEVASLRGGSSDEPGWAGFRVVDTVGTVVGEVVELRPMPAQDLLIVRRSGRHEAMIPCVPEFIEHVDVEKEEITVNLPEGLLD encoded by the coding sequence ATGACCGTGGAGCTTCAGCACGTCGGACGTATTATCGGTCCACACGGCGTTGACGGGCGTGTGAAGGCTCTGCCGGTCGATGAATCGATCGAGTTGCTGGAAGAGTTGACCGTCTGGAGCCTGGGGTTTACGGCAAACTCGGTTGTGCCGCATACCGTGGAGGAATGCCGCCGCCACATATCCAGTCGAGGTACGTCGCTCATCGTACGACTCGATGGCGTTTCCTCCCGGACTGGCGCCGAGTTGTTGAAGGGCGCCGGCGTGTTTGCCCCGGCCTCCGAGGTAGCGTCTCTTCGCGGTGGTTCCAGCGACGAGCCTGGCTGGGCTGGGTTTCGCGTGGTCGACACGGTCGGTACGGTCGTGGGAGAGGTCGTCGAACTCCGTCCCATGCCGGCTCAGGATTTGCTGATTGTCCGGCGGTCAGGGCGGCACGAAGCCATGATTCCGTGCGTGCCCGAGTTCATTGAGCACGTGGATGTGGAGAAGGAGGAGATCACCGTGAATCTGCCGGAAGGTCTTCTCGACTAG
- the rplS gene encoding 50S ribosomal protein L19, with amino-acid sequence MATDLIKLIEATQLRDDVPEFDPGDTVNVHVRVVEGDKERIQQFQGTVIARKGEGARETFTVRKISNGVGVERVFPVYSPKLATIEVVRRGHVRRAKLYYLRDLRGKAARIREKRLDSR; translated from the coding sequence ATGGCAACAGATTTGATCAAGCTGATCGAGGCGACTCAACTCCGCGACGATGTTCCGGAATTTGATCCCGGTGATACCGTAAACGTGCACGTCCGAGTCGTTGAAGGCGATAAGGAGCGTATCCAGCAGTTCCAGGGAACGGTCATCGCTCGTAAGGGCGAAGGCGCGCGCGAGACGTTTACGGTCCGCAAGATCTCAAACGGGGTTGGAGTCGAAAGAGTCTTCCCGGTGTACTCCCCAAAGCTGGCCACCATCGAAGTAGTCAGGCGCGGCCACGTCCGTCGGGCGAAGCTCTACTATCTGAGGGATCTGCGCGGAAAAGCGGCGCGAATTCGGGAGAAAAGGTTGGACTCCAGATAA
- a CDS encoding insulinase family protein, with the protein MHTEREDMEQIEHPEYEFIEASGGITEYRHRENGLQVLLMEESSAPVVTLMVTYRVGSRNETPGLTGATHFLEHLMFKGSRKFNRENGRTVFTVLQNLGARVNATTWLDRTNYYELLPREHLSLAAEIEADRMRGALLSTEDVESERTVILNELDRGENEPIRKLYDSVWSTAFVEHPYHHPTIGWRPDVERMTAAGLRSFYDTFYWPNNATVSVIGDVGPNDALDVVSNQFGSIARAPHAFPDIDIEEPAQREERRVVVRRAGQLGAVMVAFKQPYAHHADTDALDVLSVLLSSGKTSRLHRCLTDRGLTTSVHCSSSSLRDPGLFYVLAPLSPDVEHAAVEREIVDELRTIQEDGVTASELSRAVSQIRAAEAFGRDGSFAVASQLNEAIAAGDWRLYTTALERYNRITVDDLQRVARLYCVPEASTVGYYVPEAGGEQVDVEPA; encoded by the coding sequence ATGCACACTGAGAGAGAGGATATGGAGCAGATCGAACACCCGGAGTACGAATTCATCGAGGCCTCGGGTGGCATCACCGAGTATCGCCACCGTGAGAACGGGCTGCAGGTCCTGCTCATGGAGGAGTCGTCCGCACCCGTCGTCACGTTGATGGTCACGTACCGGGTGGGAAGCAGAAACGAAACGCCGGGACTCACGGGTGCGACGCACTTCCTCGAACACCTGATGTTTAAGGGATCCCGCAAGTTCAATCGTGAGAATGGCCGAACGGTGTTCACGGTGCTTCAGAATCTTGGCGCGCGGGTGAATGCGACGACGTGGCTGGATCGTACCAACTACTACGAGTTGTTGCCGCGTGAGCATCTCTCGCTTGCTGCAGAGATCGAAGCGGATCGCATGCGCGGGGCCCTGCTGTCAACGGAGGATGTCGAGTCGGAGCGTACGGTGATTCTCAACGAGCTGGACCGTGGCGAGAATGAGCCGATCCGAAAGCTGTATGATTCGGTGTGGAGCACGGCATTTGTCGAGCACCCGTATCACCATCCGACCATCGGGTGGAGACCGGATGTCGAGCGAATGACGGCAGCCGGACTGCGCAGCTTCTACGACACCTTCTACTGGCCGAATAACGCGACCGTGTCGGTGATTGGCGATGTAGGTCCCAACGACGCGCTGGATGTTGTTTCAAATCAATTTGGCTCGATCGCTCGCGCGCCCCACGCGTTTCCGGATATCGATATCGAGGAGCCGGCGCAACGTGAGGAACGGAGAGTGGTGGTTCGACGCGCGGGCCAGCTTGGTGCCGTCATGGTAGCGTTCAAGCAGCCGTATGCACATCACGCAGACACCGACGCTCTTGATGTACTGTCAGTTCTCCTCTCGTCCGGGAAGACGAGCCGGCTTCATCGCTGCCTGACGGACCGGGGGCTGACGACGAGTGTTCACTGTTCGTCGTCAAGTCTTCGCGATCCCGGACTTTTCTACGTCCTGGCGCCCCTGTCACCGGATGTCGAGCACGCTGCAGTTGAGCGTGAAATCGTGGACGAGCTCCGGACCATTCAGGAAGATGGCGTAACCGCGTCCGAGCTTTCCAGGGCGGTAAGCCAGATCCGGGCTGCAGAGGCGTTCGGTCGCGACGGGTCATTCGCCGTCGCATCACAACTTAATGAGGCCATCGCAGCCGGCGATTGGCGCCTCTATACGACGGCACTTGAGCGATACAATCGGATTACCGTCGATGACCTGCAGCGCGTAGCCCGGCTGTACTGTGTGCCGGAAGCAAGCACTGTGGGCTACTACGTGCCCGAGGCGGGCGGCGAGCAAGTGGATGTTGAACCAGCGTAG
- a CDS encoding insulinase family protein — MTDFVDRVEVLKAGGCNVYTLTTPVSDIVTFRGSFRSGPDLAVNQDLVQSLCVSTLDKGTRRRTKIEVAEVLENLGAQLHFYSDDLRVGFSGRVLRDDLPVVVDLLAEQLRSPAFAEAEFELVRRRAVASAQRSMERTADQADVALRRSLFDTAHPNYGLTPEESIALYEAVDDDAVRRYHQTHFGARDLNLVVVGDLDPNVVQKSVGAAFSDWPDHGEHGRYTANTELSSSLTSFVDIPDKPNSDVVMGHTLSIRRDHPDFVPLYVGNYILGGNFSARLMMKIRDELGLTYGIRSSLTDVSVDYDGFWEVSVTLSADNVAAGTEETLAEVERFVRDGVTDQELQDKKETIAGSFAVGLATTAGLARSILANIERGFGPGYLDRFPKEVRATTLDEVNAAISKYLRPAYLHVATAGSASVAASD; from the coding sequence ATGACAGATTTCGTCGACCGGGTCGAAGTTCTGAAGGCCGGTGGGTGCAACGTCTACACGTTGACGACGCCGGTTTCAGATATCGTGACGTTCAGAGGGTCGTTCCGCTCGGGTCCCGACCTCGCGGTTAATCAGGACCTTGTGCAGTCATTGTGTGTGTCGACGCTCGACAAGGGGACGCGTCGACGCACAAAGATCGAGGTCGCGGAGGTGCTAGAGAATCTCGGAGCACAGCTTCATTTCTACAGTGACGATCTTCGCGTCGGCTTCAGTGGCAGAGTCCTGCGCGACGATCTGCCGGTCGTTGTGGATCTGCTGGCGGAGCAACTGCGAAGTCCGGCGTTTGCCGAGGCGGAGTTCGAGCTCGTGCGACGGCGAGCTGTAGCATCCGCTCAACGTTCAATGGAGCGCACGGCGGATCAGGCAGATGTTGCTCTTCGGAGATCGTTGTTTGACACGGCGCATCCGAATTACGGACTGACGCCGGAAGAATCGATTGCGCTATATGAGGCCGTCGACGACGACGCTGTGCGGCGCTACCACCAAACGCATTTCGGTGCCCGCGATCTGAACCTCGTTGTCGTGGGTGATCTGGATCCGAACGTCGTGCAGAAAAGCGTGGGCGCGGCGTTTTCGGACTGGCCCGATCATGGTGAGCACGGGAGATACACGGCGAATACAGAGCTTTCGTCCAGTCTGACCTCCTTCGTAGATATTCCCGATAAACCCAATTCGGATGTCGTGATGGGTCACACATTGTCGATTCGTCGAGATCATCCGGACTTCGTGCCGCTGTACGTGGGCAACTACATCCTCGGCGGAAATTTCTCTGCGCGACTGATGATGAAGATCAGAGACGAACTCGGCCTGACGTACGGCATTCGATCTTCGTTGACCGACGTGTCCGTTGACTACGACGGGTTCTGGGAAGTGTCTGTTACCCTGAGCGCCGACAACGTGGCAGCAGGAACGGAGGAGACGCTGGCCGAAGTCGAGCGGTTTGTCCGGGACGGGGTCACGGATCAAGAGCTGCAGGACAAGAAAGAGACGATCGCCGGCTCATTTGCGGTCGGCCTCGCAACGACGGCGGGTCTCGCGAGATCCATCCTGGCGAACATTGAGAGAGGATTCGGGCCTGGCTACCTGGACCGATTCCCTAAAGAGGTCCGGGCAACAACACTGGATGAGGTCAACGCGGCGATCTCAAAGTACCTGCGGCCCGCGTATCTGCACGTGGCGACGGCAGGTTCCGCTTCGGTAGCCGCAAGCGACTAG
- a CDS encoding PspC domain-containing protein, whose amino-acid sequence MFDLESLSDEELEDFLFEEEEKPKGIFNLPSLAGLSLIMVGVAYIFQQAGMWSGFDLSILAAMLPWIAGVLIILLGFGVLNWRPDRKKKSTKKKAAKAPKGKAKGKAKVVVEPTTARPPHTGKRKLEKSRNKKIFGVCAGIAEYFSIDPTLVRIAFVIGTIATQGPFLLAYLILAAVMPHPKGPTVEERITILKDTNS is encoded by the coding sequence ATGTTCGACCTCGAGTCTCTCTCTGATGAGGAGCTCGAAGATTTCCTTTTTGAGGAGGAAGAGAAGCCGAAGGGCATCTTCAATCTGCCCTCCCTCGCAGGCTTGTCGCTGATCATGGTGGGTGTCGCCTACATATTCCAGCAGGCCGGAATGTGGAGCGGATTTGACTTGTCGATACTCGCCGCCATGCTGCCCTGGATAGCGGGCGTGCTCATCATTCTGCTCGGCTTCGGTGTGCTCAACTGGAGGCCCGACAGGAAGAAGAAGTCGACCAAGAAGAAAGCCGCAAAAGCGCCGAAGGGCAAGGCAAAGGGCAAGGCAAAGGTTGTCGTCGAGCCGACGACTGCGCGTCCTCCGCACACCGGGAAGCGAAAACTGGAGAAGTCGAGAAACAAGAAGATCTTCGGCGTCTGCGCGGGCATCGCCGAGTACTTCAGCATAGACCCGACGCTCGTCCGGATAGCGTTCGTGATCGGCACCATCGCAACGCAGGGCCCGTTTCTTCTGGCCTACCTGATCCTTGCGGCTGTAATGCCGCACCCGAAAGGTCCGACCGTCGAGGAACGGATCACCATCCTCAAAGACACCAACTCCTGA
- a CDS encoding 5-formyltetrahydrofolate cyclo-ligase yields the protein MQSKAEFRDRLNKKRRELTPQAYREESDQIVATARQLPEVSQARVVHTYWPRVDDHEPDIRPLIYDFLERNVKVILPIVEVFSRATTRPRLSHVEYTRDTKMTRNRWGIMEPENRGAAAVDNIDLILVPALACDVKGLRIGHGFGYYDEFLATTPGVRLCLCMDPFLVDALPADPHDQRMDIIVTGSQIIRPQRSNMP from the coding sequence ATGCAGTCAAAGGCAGAGTTTCGCGATCGTCTGAACAAAAAGCGTCGGGAACTGACCCCCCAAGCGTATCGCGAGGAGTCTGATCAAATAGTGGCCACGGCGCGCCAGTTACCGGAAGTCAGCCAGGCCCGAGTCGTGCATACGTACTGGCCCCGCGTAGATGATCACGAACCGGATATCCGTCCGTTGATCTACGATTTCCTCGAACGAAACGTGAAGGTCATCCTGCCCATTGTTGAGGTCTTTTCGCGAGCAACGACGCGCCCGCGTCTCTCCCACGTCGAGTACACCCGCGATACGAAGATGACACGCAATCGATGGGGCATTATGGAGCCGGAGAATCGCGGGGCGGCGGCGGTCGACAACATCGACCTGATACTCGTCCCGGCGCTGGCGTGCGACGTTAAGGGCCTCCGGATCGGCCACGGTTTCGGGTACTACGACGAATTCCTGGCAACAACTCCCGGCGTTCGACTCTGCCTCTGCATGGACCCATTTCTGGTCGATGCACTCCCTGCCGACCCACACGACCAGCGCATGGATATCATCGTCACAGGGTCCCAAATCATCAGACCTCAACGCAGCAATATGCCGTAA
- the ffh gene encoding signal recognition particle protein: MFDTLSEKLEGALKTLSGQGRINELNVAQSMREVRRALLDADVNYQVARDFTDRVKEQALGEDVLTSISPGQQLVKIIYDELVALLGETDVDIQYSPTPPTIILVAGLQGSGKTTFCAKLAAHLKSQGRSPMLAAADVYRPAAVDQLETLAESVDVPVFALRDDGEVIQDAVRVAREATSAARKAARDVLIIDTAGRLHVDEEMMREVENIKSAVEPTEILFVVDSMTGQDAVNTAKEFNDRLDFDGVVLTKMDGDTRGGAALSIRTVVQKPIKFASTGEKLDALTPFYPDRMAQRILGMGDVVSFVEKAQEQFDEKQADKLRAKIQSESFNLEDFYDQLQRIKKMGSLTDLVGMIPGVGRHVKDMEMDEGALKHIEAIIQSMTVEERLRPEVINGSRRRRIARGSGVEVSDVNQLIRQFREMKKMMKTMSKLLGKGRAPDLGALVGGRT; encoded by the coding sequence ATGTTCGACACCCTCAGCGAAAAGCTTGAAGGCGCGCTGAAGACCCTTTCCGGACAGGGTCGCATCAACGAGCTCAACGTCGCGCAGTCGATGCGTGAGGTCCGGCGGGCCCTGTTGGATGCGGACGTCAACTACCAGGTTGCGCGGGATTTCACGGATCGAGTCAAGGAGCAGGCTCTTGGTGAGGATGTGCTCACATCCATTTCACCGGGGCAGCAGCTCGTCAAAATCATCTATGACGAGCTTGTGGCGCTACTGGGGGAGACGGATGTCGACATCCAGTATTCTCCCACACCGCCCACGATTATCCTCGTCGCTGGCCTGCAGGGATCCGGGAAAACCACGTTCTGTGCGAAGCTCGCGGCCCACTTGAAGAGTCAGGGGCGATCGCCGATGCTGGCGGCGGCTGATGTCTACCGACCGGCGGCGGTCGACCAGCTCGAAACCCTGGCGGAATCGGTAGATGTTCCGGTGTTTGCCCTGCGAGACGACGGGGAAGTCATCCAGGATGCCGTAAGGGTCGCCCGGGAGGCAACGTCGGCGGCGCGGAAGGCCGCACGAGATGTGCTGATTATCGACACGGCAGGCCGACTGCACGTGGATGAAGAAATGATGCGTGAGGTTGAGAATATCAAGTCGGCGGTGGAGCCGACCGAGATTCTCTTCGTCGTAGACAGCATGACGGGGCAGGACGCCGTCAATACCGCCAAGGAGTTCAACGATCGGCTTGATTTCGATGGCGTCGTTCTCACCAAGATGGACGGTGACACGCGTGGTGGCGCTGCGCTGTCGATCCGAACCGTCGTACAGAAGCCGATAAAATTCGCGTCGACTGGTGAAAAGCTCGACGCATTGACACCGTTCTATCCGGATCGGATGGCTCAGCGGATTCTCGGCATGGGCGACGTCGTGTCGTTTGTCGAGAAGGCGCAGGAGCAATTCGACGAGAAGCAGGCCGACAAGCTCCGCGCAAAGATCCAGTCCGAGAGTTTCAACCTCGAGGATTTTTACGATCAGCTGCAGCGGATCAAGAAGATGGGTTCGCTCACCGATCTTGTCGGGATGATTCCGGGCGTCGGCCGCCATGTCAAGGACATGGAAATGGATGAAGGGGCACTGAAGCACATTGAGGCCATCATCCAGTCGATGACAGTTGAGGAACGGTTGCGCCCGGAGGTCATTAACGGGAGCAGAAGGAGGCGAATTGCCCGTGGCTCGGGCGTGGAGGTCAGCGATGTGAATCAGCTGATCAGGCAGTTCCGCGAAATGAAGAAGATGATGAAGACGATGTCGAAGCTGCTTGGAAAGGGCAGGGCGCCCGACCTGGGAGCTCTCGTGGGCGGACGAACTTGA